The Pacificitalea manganoxidans genome has a segment encoding these proteins:
- a CDS encoding ParA family protein has protein sequence MIISLISQKGGVGKSALARLLAVEVARAGWAVKIADLDPAQGTSTKWKARRDQAELHPEVAVEKYRTVDRAIKEAERFDLMILDGPAHAEQGGRVMAQNSDLVLMPTGYSLDDMEPQIEAAYELEDAGVPSDRIFFCFCRAKGSDAEDRAARTYLGKARMNVLEPTFPELASIRQGHAEGRAASEVPFPKVQAKAIAVAQAIMNRLPGVKEAA, from the coding sequence GTGATTATCTCTCTGATTTCTCAGAAGGGGGGCGTCGGCAAAAGCGCTCTGGCAAGGCTCCTGGCCGTCGAAGTGGCCCGTGCAGGATGGGCCGTGAAGATCGCCGATCTCGATCCGGCCCAAGGGACATCGACCAAATGGAAAGCGCGCCGCGATCAGGCGGAACTTCATCCGGAGGTCGCGGTCGAGAAATATCGCACCGTGGATCGGGCGATCAAGGAGGCAGAGCGCTTCGATCTCATGATCCTCGACGGACCGGCACATGCCGAACAGGGCGGCCGTGTCATGGCGCAGAACAGCGACTTGGTGCTGATGCCGACAGGCTACAGCCTCGATGACATGGAGCCGCAGATCGAAGCCGCTTACGAGCTGGAAGACGCGGGCGTCCCATCTGACCGGATCTTCTTCTGCTTCTGCCGAGCCAAGGGATCAGATGCTGAAGACCGGGCCGCGCGCACCTATCTTGGGAAAGCGCGCATGAACGTGCTCGAGCCGACATTCCCTGAACTGGCCTCCATCCGTCAGGGCCATGCCGAAGGGCGCGCCGCATCGGAAGTGCCGTTCCCTAAAGTGCAGGCCAAGGCGATTGCCGTGGCTCAGGCGATCATGAACCGTCTGCCGGGCGTGAAGGAGGCTGCATGA